One genomic segment of Pseudonocardia sp. T1-2H includes these proteins:
- the gndA gene encoding NADP-dependent phosphogluconate dehydrogenase, producing the protein MAEKSRIGVTGLAVMGANLARNIASRGVPVAVHNRTTAKTTQFMQDYGHEGDFTGAESTEDFVAALEKPRRIIVMVKAGKPVDGVIEELTPLLDEGDIIIDAGNSHFPDTVRRTAECAENGIRFMGVGVSGGEEGALLGPSIMPGGDPEAYAEVEDVFTSIAAVVDGTPCCVHVGPGGAGHYVKMVHNGIEYADIQLIAEAYDLLTRVAGLDATAIGKIFEEWNTGDLESFLIEITGKVLAKTDEKTGRPLVDVIVDQAGQKGTGTWTAIDALGLGIPLTGITEAVFARGLSALRDERKKASATLAGPSPEGKEDRTDLVEDIRQALYASKVVAYAQGFAQMRAASIENGWDLDLGAMATIWRGGCIIRAQFLNRIRDAYAEHPDLDNLLMVPYFTEAVANAQDAWRRVVVTATEQGVAIPAFSSSLSYYDGYRTERGPANLIQGLRDFFGAHTYKRIDGEGSFHTRWSQDGTEVQTD; encoded by the coding sequence ATGGCGGAGAAGAGCCGGATCGGTGTCACCGGACTGGCCGTGATGGGTGCCAACCTGGCGCGCAACATCGCGAGCCGAGGCGTCCCGGTCGCCGTGCACAACCGCACCACCGCGAAGACCACCCAGTTCATGCAGGACTACGGCCACGAGGGCGACTTCACGGGCGCCGAGTCGACCGAGGACTTCGTCGCCGCCCTCGAGAAGCCCCGCCGGATCATCGTCATGGTGAAGGCGGGCAAGCCCGTCGACGGCGTCATCGAGGAGCTGACGCCGCTGCTCGACGAGGGCGACATCATCATCGACGCCGGCAACTCGCACTTCCCGGACACCGTGCGCCGAACCGCCGAGTGCGCGGAGAACGGCATCCGGTTCATGGGCGTCGGCGTGTCCGGCGGCGAGGAGGGCGCGCTGCTCGGGCCGAGCATCATGCCCGGCGGCGACCCCGAGGCCTACGCCGAGGTGGAGGACGTCTTCACCTCGATCGCCGCGGTCGTCGACGGGACCCCGTGCTGCGTGCACGTCGGCCCCGGCGGCGCCGGGCACTACGTGAAGATGGTGCACAACGGCATCGAGTACGCGGACATCCAGCTGATCGCCGAGGCCTACGACCTGCTCACCCGGGTCGCGGGGCTGGACGCGACGGCGATCGGCAAGATCTTCGAGGAGTGGAACACCGGGGACCTCGAGTCGTTCCTGATCGAGATCACCGGCAAGGTCCTCGCGAAGACCGACGAGAAGACCGGTCGCCCGCTCGTCGACGTCATCGTGGACCAGGCGGGACAGAAGGGCACCGGCACCTGGACAGCGATCGACGCGCTGGGCCTCGGCATCCCGCTGACGGGCATCACCGAGGCGGTGTTCGCCCGCGGCCTGTCGGCGTTGCGGGACGAGCGCAAGAAGGCGTCGGCGACGCTGGCGGGGCCCTCGCCCGAGGGCAAGGAGGACCGGACGGACCTCGTCGAGGACATCCGGCAGGCGCTGTACGCGTCGAAGGTCGTCGCGTACGCGCAGGGCTTCGCGCAGATGCGCGCCGCGTCGATCGAGAACGGCTGGGACCTGGACCTGGGCGCGATGGCCACGATCTGGCGGGGCGGCTGCATCATCCGGGCGCAGTTCCTCAACCGGATCCGCGACGCCTACGCCGAGCACCCGGACCTGGACAACCTGCTGATGGTCCCGTACTTCACCGAGGCCGTCGCGAACGCCCAGGACGCGTGGCGCCGGGTCGTCGTCACCGCCACCGAGCAGGGCGTCGCGATCCCGGCGTTCTCCAGCTCGCTGAGCTACTACGACGGCTACCGCACCGAGCGGGGACCGGCGAACCTGATCCAGGGCCTGCGGGACTTCTTCGGCGCCCACACCTACAAGCGCATCGACGGCGAGGGCAGCTTCCACACCCGCTGGTCGCAGGACGGCACCGAGGTCCAGACCGACTGA